The Aquila chrysaetos chrysaetos chromosome 6, bAquChr1.4, whole genome shotgun sequence genome window below encodes:
- the PER3 gene encoding period circadian protein homolog 3 isoform X8 — protein sequence MVTFESIVISSLYEYAQVKSFFCRIRGGKDQEMHCYPFRITPYLVHVCTSVHADAESCCLALAEKIHSGYEAPRIPMDKRIFTTTHTPGCVFLDIDDRAVPLLGYLPQDLIGTSILMYLHPEDRPLMIAIHQKILKFAGQPPFEHLPIRFCTQNGDYVILDTSWSSFVNPWSRKVVFIIGRHKVRTSPLNEDVFAARRKETSSVEKEIRELQGQIYKLLLQPVHSNVSSGYGSLGSNGSYEHYISIASSSDSNGNCAEEIQEPMTLQQVCADVNRIKNLGQQLYIASRSKPQNGNEQAVSSEMLGGKGDSASCFLQTLRSDSTEEPGNAFYDDSKKAPRVPSYQQINCVDSIIRYLESCSIPAMKRKCKSSANTSSSSSEDDKQGQQSQQEVEALEAVNSETPISAVREETLKDQTTTGMVGAPLADLTLSNKAPSVVSVTSQCSYSSTIVHVPHPESEVTTMEDTTVGSEQIELPPVNAQSLTMVPEDLKPIGLTKETLSAHTQKEEQNYVDKFRQRILLSPFRTYLQQGSRSNNRHSCGQGDSPSKQMSPASWKKGKHGKFKRQKPQTQSSDSHFSSKNRNSLPCEKRTIQKQSFSPSEVSYLSSSSMNALPPVGFPVYSDPLSSFPASSVGEELALHSLKPESMSSAQLRYEAQSCSALYPPNVGTFMAVFFQNFPTYAQMPQYVFLPSPQYVYSPSSYPCTTLPPAPAPAPSQIAPHSVDQPFPASSATSMEDQQEGQHDQALLLSSSRSSSPLQLNLLQEELPKPVELSISTDVKAHAEAKCDNNPEDSGNSASHCASSEFTDRPRYEDSQSGTGSAASGSGSALSFSLGSGSNETSGCGTADSGKSSKYFASNDSSEASKEEKNQEAEEKGTAHKSKHESAWVMMDHTPERVLMTYQMPNRIKEEVLKEDLEKLTVMQKQQPWFTDGQKKELAEVHTWIRTQTVPLQIGTQGCVTCDIRGVSCEAAMAADNMENKGKSPPLLQR from the exons ATGGTGACTTTTGAGTCCATTGTTATTT CTTCTCTGTATGAATATGCCCAGGTGAAATCCTTTTTCTGCAGGATCAG GGGTGGTAAAGATCAAGAAATGCATTGTTACCCCTTCCGAATCACCCCGTACTTGGTCCATGTGTGTACTTCTGTCCATGCGGATGCAGAATCCTGCTGCTTGGCTTTGGCTGAGAAAATTCACTCTGGATATGAAG CTCCTCGAATTCCTATGGATAAAAGAATCTTCACCACCACTCACACCCCTGGATGTGTTTTTCTTGACATAGATGACAG AGCAGTGCCTTTGTTGGGTTACTTACCTCAAGATTTAATTGGAACATCCATACTGATGTATCTGCACCCAGAAGATCGTCCTTTGATGATTGCTATTCACCAGAAAA tcctgaaaTTTGCTGGCCAACCCCCTTTTGAACACTTACCAATTAGATTTTGTACTCAGAATGGGGATTATGTCATACTGGATACCAGCTGGTCCAGTTTTGTGAATCCTTGGAGCAGGAAAGTAGTGTTCATCATCGGCCGACACAAAGTCCGGAC AAGCCCTCTGAATGAAGATGTCTTtgctgcaagaagaaaagaaacaagcagtGTTGAGAAAGAGATAAGGGAATTGCAAGGACAAATTTacaagctgcttctgcag ccaGTTCACAGCAATGTTTCCAGTGGTTACGGAAGCCTTGGAAGCAATGGCTCTTATGAGCACTATATCAGCATAGCATCTTCAAGTGACTCCAATGGGAATTGTGCAGAGGAAATACAGGAACCA ATGACATTGCAACAAGTTTGTGCAGATGTCAACCGAATAAAGAATCTGGGACAGCAGCTGTATATTGCATCAAGGAGCAAGCCACAGAATGGAAATGAACAGGCTGTGAGCTCAGAAATGCTAGGAG gGAAGGGGGACTctgcttcctgttttcttcagacATTGAGAAGTGATAGCACAGAAGAACCAGGCAACGCATTTTATGATGATTCAAAGAAGGCTCCACGTGTTCCTTCCTATCAGCAGATCAATTGTGTTGATAGTATCATCAG atatcTAGAGAGCTGCAGTATTCcagcaatgaaaaggaaatgtaaatcTTCTGCAAATACATCATCGTCATCTTCAGAAGATGACAAGCAAGGCCAGCAAAGTCAGCAGGAAGTCGAGGCATTGGAAG CAGTTAATTCCGAAACTCCAATATCTGCTGTTCGGGAAGAGACACTGAAAGATCAGACAACTACAGGCATGGTGGGAGCTCCTCTGGCAGACCTGACCCTGTCCAACAAGGCTCCAAGCGTGGTGTCTGTCACCAGCCAGTGCAGTTACAGCAGCACTATAGTGCATGTCCCACACCCTGAATCAG AAGTGACTACCATGGAGGATACTACTGTTGGAAGTGAACAAATTGAGCTGCCTCCTGTGAATGCTCAGAGTCTCACTATGGTGCCTGAGGACTTAAAGCCAATTGGCCTAACAAAAGAGACATTGTCAGCCCACACTCAAAAGGAGGAGCAGAACTACGTTGACAAGTTCCGCCAGAGGATCTTGCTCTCTCCATTTAGGACTTACCTTCAACAGGGGAGCAGAAGTAACAACAGACATTCCTGTGGCCAAG gAGATTCCCCTTCAAAGCAGATGAGCCCAGCTAGctggaaaaaaggcaaacatggAAAATTCAAGCGCCAGAAACCTCAGACACAGTCCTCAGATAGCCACTTTTCtagtaaaaatagaaatagtctTCCATGTGAGAAGAGAACAATTCAGAAACAGTCATTCTCTCCCTCAGAAGTGTCCTATCTGAGCTCGTCCAGTATGAATGCCCTTCCTCCTGTGGGATTTCCTGTCTATTCGGATCCACTATCTAGTTTTCCAGCCTCTTCTGTAGGAGAGGAGCTTGCCCTTCACTCATTAAAACCTGAGTCCATGTCATCGGCACAACTACGCTACGAAGCACAGTCATGCTCAGCACTTTATCCCCCAAACGTAGGCACGTTTATGGCTGTATTTTTCCAGAATTTCCCCACATACGCTCAGATGCCTCAATATGTCTTTCTTCCTAGCCCCCAGTATGTTTATTCCCCCTCCTCATATCCATGCACTACACTacctccagcccctgctcctgctccatcaCAAATAGCACCGCACTCTGTGGATCAGCCCTTTCCAGCCTCTTCTGCCACATCCATGGAGGACCAGCAAGAGGGCCAGCATGACCAGGCCCTACTGCTGAGTAGCTCACGGAGCAGCTCCCCACTTCAGCTGAACTTGCTTCAAGAAGAGCTGCCAAAACCTGTGGAGCTTTCTATTAGTACTGATGTTAAAGCACATGCAGAAGCTAAATGt GACAACAATCCAGAAGACAGTGGTAACAGTGCTAGCCATTGTGCTTCTAGTGAATTTACTGACCGCCCACGGTACGAGGACTCCCAGTCGGGTACAGGTTCAGCAGCATCAGGCAGTGGATCAGCTCTATCTTTTTCTTTAGGCTCTGGCTCCAATGAGACTTCTGGTTGTGGCACAG CAGACagtgggaaaagcagcaagtaTTTTGCCAGTAATGATTCTTCTGAAGCTtccaaagaagagaagaatcaggaagcagaagaaaaagggacaGCTCATAAATCCAAACATGAGTCAGCCTGGGTGATGATGGATCACACACCTGAGCGAGTTCTAATGACTTACCAAATGCCAAACAG AATTAAAGAGGAAGTTTTAAAGGAGGATCTGGAGAAGCTGACAGtcatgcaaaagcagcagccttggTTTACGGACGGGCAAAAGAAGGAGCTTGCAGAGGTTCATACATGGATCCGGACCCAGACTGTCCCACTGCAAATCGGCACCCAG GGCTGTGTTACATGTGACATCAGGGGAGTGAGTTGTGAGGCTGCAATGGCTGCTGACAATATGGAAAACAAGGGAAAATCACCTCCGCTCCTGCAACGCTGA
- the PER3 gene encoding period circadian protein homolog 3 isoform X13, whose translation MTYSIEELVAVASEHTPKNSDTFVALFSLLSGRILHISEQAASILHCKKKVLDSCRFVELLVPQDVSVFYTHTDQSHLPLWNMEGQTASLYEYAQVKSFFCRIRGGKDQEMHCYPFRITPYLVHVCTSVHADAESCCLALAEKIHSGYEAPRIPMDKRIFTTTHTPGCVFLDIDDRAVPLLGYLPQDLIGTSILMYLHPEDRPLMIAIHQKILKFAGQPPFEHLPIRFCTQNGDYVILDTSWSSFVNPWSRKVVFIIGRHKVRTSPLNEDVFAARRKETSSVEKEIRELQGQIYKLLLQPVHSNVSSGYGSLGSNGSYEHYISIASSSDSNGNCAEEIQEPMTLQQVCADVNRIKNLGQQLYIASRSKPQNGNEQAVSSEMLGGKGDSASCFLQTLRSDSTEEPGNAFYDDSKKAPRVPSYQQINCVDSIIRYLESCSIPAMKRKCKSSANTSSSSSEDDKQGQQSQQEVEALEAVNSETPISAVREETLKDQTTTGMVGAPLADLTLSNKAPSVVSVTSQCSYSSTIVHVPHPESEVTTMEDTTVGSEQIELPPVNAQSLTMVPEDLKPIGLTKETLSAHTQKEEQNYVDKFRQRILLSPFRTYLQQGSRSNNRHSCGQGDSPSKQMSPASWKKGKHGKFKRQKPQTQSSDSHFSSKNRNSLPCEKRTIQKQSFSPSEVSYLSSSSMNALPPVGFPVYSDPLSSFPASSVGEELALHSLKPESMSSAQLRYEAQSCSALYPPNVGTFMAVFFQNFPTYAQMPQYVFLPSPQYVYSPSSYPCTTLPPAPAPAPSQIAPHSVDQPFPASSATSMEDQQEGQHDQALLLSSSRSSSPLQLNLLQEELPKPVELSISTDVKAHAEAKCDNNPEDSGNSASHCASSEFTDRPRYEDSQSGTGSAASGSGSALSFSLGSGSNETSGCGTADSGKSSKYFASNDSSEASKEEKNQEAEEKGTAHKSKHESAWVMMDHTPERVLMTYQMPNRIKEEVLKEDLEKLTVMQKQQPWFTDGQKKELAEVHTWIRTQTVPLQIGTQGCVTCDIRGVSCEAAMAADNMENKGKSPPLLQR comes from the exons ATGACGTACAGCATAGAAGAGTTGGTGGCAGTTGCATCTGAACACACTCCAAAAAACAGT GACACGTTTGTGgctctgttttccttgctttctggacGCATACTGCATATTTCTGAGCAGGCAGCATCTATTCTACACTGTAAGAAGAAAGTGTTGGACTCCTGCCGGTTTGTAGAGCTGCTTGTCCCTCAGGATGTGAGTGTGTTCTACACACACACCGATCAGTCCCACCTGCCACTTTGGAACATGGAAGGTCAAACAG CTTCTCTGTATGAATATGCCCAGGTGAAATCCTTTTTCTGCAGGATCAG GGGTGGTAAAGATCAAGAAATGCATTGTTACCCCTTCCGAATCACCCCGTACTTGGTCCATGTGTGTACTTCTGTCCATGCGGATGCAGAATCCTGCTGCTTGGCTTTGGCTGAGAAAATTCACTCTGGATATGAAG CTCCTCGAATTCCTATGGATAAAAGAATCTTCACCACCACTCACACCCCTGGATGTGTTTTTCTTGACATAGATGACAG AGCAGTGCCTTTGTTGGGTTACTTACCTCAAGATTTAATTGGAACATCCATACTGATGTATCTGCACCCAGAAGATCGTCCTTTGATGATTGCTATTCACCAGAAAA tcctgaaaTTTGCTGGCCAACCCCCTTTTGAACACTTACCAATTAGATTTTGTACTCAGAATGGGGATTATGTCATACTGGATACCAGCTGGTCCAGTTTTGTGAATCCTTGGAGCAGGAAAGTAGTGTTCATCATCGGCCGACACAAAGTCCGGAC AAGCCCTCTGAATGAAGATGTCTTtgctgcaagaagaaaagaaacaagcagtGTTGAGAAAGAGATAAGGGAATTGCAAGGACAAATTTacaagctgcttctgcag ccaGTTCACAGCAATGTTTCCAGTGGTTACGGAAGCCTTGGAAGCAATGGCTCTTATGAGCACTATATCAGCATAGCATCTTCAAGTGACTCCAATGGGAATTGTGCAGAGGAAATACAGGAACCA ATGACATTGCAACAAGTTTGTGCAGATGTCAACCGAATAAAGAATCTGGGACAGCAGCTGTATATTGCATCAAGGAGCAAGCCACAGAATGGAAATGAACAGGCTGTGAGCTCAGAAATGCTAGGAG gGAAGGGGGACTctgcttcctgttttcttcagacATTGAGAAGTGATAGCACAGAAGAACCAGGCAACGCATTTTATGATGATTCAAAGAAGGCTCCACGTGTTCCTTCCTATCAGCAGATCAATTGTGTTGATAGTATCATCAG atatcTAGAGAGCTGCAGTATTCcagcaatgaaaaggaaatgtaaatcTTCTGCAAATACATCATCGTCATCTTCAGAAGATGACAAGCAAGGCCAGCAAAGTCAGCAGGAAGTCGAGGCATTGGAAG CAGTTAATTCCGAAACTCCAATATCTGCTGTTCGGGAAGAGACACTGAAAGATCAGACAACTACAGGCATGGTGGGAGCTCCTCTGGCAGACCTGACCCTGTCCAACAAGGCTCCAAGCGTGGTGTCTGTCACCAGCCAGTGCAGTTACAGCAGCACTATAGTGCATGTCCCACACCCTGAATCAG AAGTGACTACCATGGAGGATACTACTGTTGGAAGTGAACAAATTGAGCTGCCTCCTGTGAATGCTCAGAGTCTCACTATGGTGCCTGAGGACTTAAAGCCAATTGGCCTAACAAAAGAGACATTGTCAGCCCACACTCAAAAGGAGGAGCAGAACTACGTTGACAAGTTCCGCCAGAGGATCTTGCTCTCTCCATTTAGGACTTACCTTCAACAGGGGAGCAGAAGTAACAACAGACATTCCTGTGGCCAAG gAGATTCCCCTTCAAAGCAGATGAGCCCAGCTAGctggaaaaaaggcaaacatggAAAATTCAAGCGCCAGAAACCTCAGACACAGTCCTCAGATAGCCACTTTTCtagtaaaaatagaaatagtctTCCATGTGAGAAGAGAACAATTCAGAAACAGTCATTCTCTCCCTCAGAAGTGTCCTATCTGAGCTCGTCCAGTATGAATGCCCTTCCTCCTGTGGGATTTCCTGTCTATTCGGATCCACTATCTAGTTTTCCAGCCTCTTCTGTAGGAGAGGAGCTTGCCCTTCACTCATTAAAACCTGAGTCCATGTCATCGGCACAACTACGCTACGAAGCACAGTCATGCTCAGCACTTTATCCCCCAAACGTAGGCACGTTTATGGCTGTATTTTTCCAGAATTTCCCCACATACGCTCAGATGCCTCAATATGTCTTTCTTCCTAGCCCCCAGTATGTTTATTCCCCCTCCTCATATCCATGCACTACACTacctccagcccctgctcctgctccatcaCAAATAGCACCGCACTCTGTGGATCAGCCCTTTCCAGCCTCTTCTGCCACATCCATGGAGGACCAGCAAGAGGGCCAGCATGACCAGGCCCTACTGCTGAGTAGCTCACGGAGCAGCTCCCCACTTCAGCTGAACTTGCTTCAAGAAGAGCTGCCAAAACCTGTGGAGCTTTCTATTAGTACTGATGTTAAAGCACATGCAGAAGCTAAATGt GACAACAATCCAGAAGACAGTGGTAACAGTGCTAGCCATTGTGCTTCTAGTGAATTTACTGACCGCCCACGGTACGAGGACTCCCAGTCGGGTACAGGTTCAGCAGCATCAGGCAGTGGATCAGCTCTATCTTTTTCTTTAGGCTCTGGCTCCAATGAGACTTCTGGTTGTGGCACAG CAGACagtgggaaaagcagcaagtaTTTTGCCAGTAATGATTCTTCTGAAGCTtccaaagaagagaagaatcaggaagcagaagaaaaagggacaGCTCATAAATCCAAACATGAGTCAGCCTGGGTGATGATGGATCACACACCTGAGCGAGTTCTAATGACTTACCAAATGCCAAACAG AATTAAAGAGGAAGTTTTAAAGGAGGATCTGGAGAAGCTGACAGtcatgcaaaagcagcagccttggTTTACGGACGGGCAAAAGAAGGAGCTTGCAGAGGTTCATACATGGATCCGGACCCAGACTGTCCCACTGCAAATCGGCACCCAG GGCTGTGTTACATGTGACATCAGGGGAGTGAGTTGTGAGGCTGCAATGGCTGCTGACAATATGGAAAACAAGGGAAAATCACCTCCGCTCCTGCAACGCTGA
- the PER3 gene encoding period circadian protein homolog 3 isoform X1 → MDVGRLRGGGSERGTSWSPAAAAGAAGEREEALGPAGPGRQAAERRGDAGLPCAVCTGTGSSGKRLNGPHSDRTDFCSRESNGRSAGSCVRQSKVNSEQLNWSQSHRDLMMMIQEMKRCLPEEKRSSSKPSTISALNYALQCVQQVQANNDFFQALNDRRVFQTDVMTYSIEELVAVASEHTPKNSDTFVALFSLLSGRILHISEQAASILHCKKKVLDSCRFVELLVPQDVSVFYTHTDQSHLPLWNMEGQTASLYEYAQVKSFFCRIRGGKDQEMHCYPFRITPYLVHVCTSVHADAESCCLALAEKIHSGYEAPRIPMDKRIFTTTHTPGCVFLDIDDRAVPLLGYLPQDLIGTSILMYLHPEDRPLMIAIHQKILKFAGQPPFEHLPIRFCTQNGDYVILDTSWSSFVNPWSRKVVFIIGRHKVRTSPLNEDVFAARRKETSSVEKEIRELQGQIYKLLLQPVHSNVSSGYGSLGSNGSYEHYISIASSSDSNGNCAEEIQEPMTLQQVCADVNRIKNLGQQLYIASRSKPQNGNEQAVSSEMLGGKGDSASCFLQTLRSDSTEEPGNAFYDDSKKAPRVPSYQQINCVDSIIRYLESCSIPAMKRKCKSSANTSSSSSEDDKQGQQSQQEVEALEAVNSETPISAVREETLKDQTTTGMVGAPLADLTLSNKAPSVVSVTSQCSYSSTIVHVPHPESEVTTMEDTTVGSEQIELPPVNAQSLTMVPEDLKPIGLTKETLSAHTQKEEQNYVDKFRQRILLSPFRTYLQQGSRSNNRHSCGQGDSPSKQMSPASWKKGKHGKFKRQKPQTQSSDSHFSSKNRNSLPCEKRTIQKQSFSPSEVSYLSSSSMNALPPVGFPVYSDPLSSFPASSVGEELALHSLKPESMSSAQLRYEAQSCSALYPPNVGTFMAVFFQNFPTYAQMPQYVFLPSPQYVYSPSSYPCTTLPPAPAPAPSQIAPHSVDQPFPASSATSMEDQQEGQHDQALLLSSSRSSSPLQLNLLQEELPKPVELSISTDVKAHAEAKCDNNPEDSGNSASHCASSEFTDRPRYEDSQSGTGSAASGSGSALSFSLGSGSNETSGCGTADSGKSSKYFASNDSSEASKEEKNQEAEEKGTAHKSKHESAWVMMDHTPERVLMTYQMPNRIKEEVLKEDLEKLTVMQKQQPWFTDGQKKELAEVHTWIRTQTVPLQIGTQGCVTCDIRGVSCEAAMAADNMENKGKSPPLLQR, encoded by the exons ATGGACGTGGGCAGACTCCGAGGCGGCGGCTCGGAACGCGGCACGAGTTGGTCCCCGGCTGCcgctgctggggctgcgggCGAGCGAGAGGAGGCGCTGggccccgccggcccggggAGGCAGGCGGCAGAGCGGCGGGGGGACGCAGGCTTGCCTTGCGCCGTGTGTACGGGAACCGGCTCTAGCGGGAAGCGGTTGAACGGGCCGCACTCTGACAGAACGGACTTCTGCAGCCGCGAGTCGAACGGCCGTTCGGCGGGAAGTTGCGTGAGGCAGAGCAAAGTTAACAG TGAGCAGCTGAATTGGAGCCAGTCTCACAGAGATCTGATGATGATGAtccaagaaatgaaaaggtgtTTGCCTGAAGAGAAAAGGAGTTCCAGCAAGCCCAGTACCATCAGTGCTCTCAACTATGCCTTGCAGTGTGTCCAACAGGTCCAAG CAAACAATGACTTTTTCCAGGCTCTGAATGACCGAAGAGTGTTTCAGACAGATGTGATGACGTACAGCATAGAAGAGTTGGTGGCAGTTGCATCTGAACACACTCCAAAAAACAGT GACACGTTTGTGgctctgttttccttgctttctggacGCATACTGCATATTTCTGAGCAGGCAGCATCTATTCTACACTGTAAGAAGAAAGTGTTGGACTCCTGCCGGTTTGTAGAGCTGCTTGTCCCTCAGGATGTGAGTGTGTTCTACACACACACCGATCAGTCCCACCTGCCACTTTGGAACATGGAAGGTCAAACAG CTTCTCTGTATGAATATGCCCAGGTGAAATCCTTTTTCTGCAGGATCAG GGGTGGTAAAGATCAAGAAATGCATTGTTACCCCTTCCGAATCACCCCGTACTTGGTCCATGTGTGTACTTCTGTCCATGCGGATGCAGAATCCTGCTGCTTGGCTTTGGCTGAGAAAATTCACTCTGGATATGAAG CTCCTCGAATTCCTATGGATAAAAGAATCTTCACCACCACTCACACCCCTGGATGTGTTTTTCTTGACATAGATGACAG AGCAGTGCCTTTGTTGGGTTACTTACCTCAAGATTTAATTGGAACATCCATACTGATGTATCTGCACCCAGAAGATCGTCCTTTGATGATTGCTATTCACCAGAAAA tcctgaaaTTTGCTGGCCAACCCCCTTTTGAACACTTACCAATTAGATTTTGTACTCAGAATGGGGATTATGTCATACTGGATACCAGCTGGTCCAGTTTTGTGAATCCTTGGAGCAGGAAAGTAGTGTTCATCATCGGCCGACACAAAGTCCGGAC AAGCCCTCTGAATGAAGATGTCTTtgctgcaagaagaaaagaaacaagcagtGTTGAGAAAGAGATAAGGGAATTGCAAGGACAAATTTacaagctgcttctgcag ccaGTTCACAGCAATGTTTCCAGTGGTTACGGAAGCCTTGGAAGCAATGGCTCTTATGAGCACTATATCAGCATAGCATCTTCAAGTGACTCCAATGGGAATTGTGCAGAGGAAATACAGGAACCA ATGACATTGCAACAAGTTTGTGCAGATGTCAACCGAATAAAGAATCTGGGACAGCAGCTGTATATTGCATCAAGGAGCAAGCCACAGAATGGAAATGAACAGGCTGTGAGCTCAGAAATGCTAGGAG gGAAGGGGGACTctgcttcctgttttcttcagacATTGAGAAGTGATAGCACAGAAGAACCAGGCAACGCATTTTATGATGATTCAAAGAAGGCTCCACGTGTTCCTTCCTATCAGCAGATCAATTGTGTTGATAGTATCATCAG atatcTAGAGAGCTGCAGTATTCcagcaatgaaaaggaaatgtaaatcTTCTGCAAATACATCATCGTCATCTTCAGAAGATGACAAGCAAGGCCAGCAAAGTCAGCAGGAAGTCGAGGCATTGGAAG CAGTTAATTCCGAAACTCCAATATCTGCTGTTCGGGAAGAGACACTGAAAGATCAGACAACTACAGGCATGGTGGGAGCTCCTCTGGCAGACCTGACCCTGTCCAACAAGGCTCCAAGCGTGGTGTCTGTCACCAGCCAGTGCAGTTACAGCAGCACTATAGTGCATGTCCCACACCCTGAATCAG AAGTGACTACCATGGAGGATACTACTGTTGGAAGTGAACAAATTGAGCTGCCTCCTGTGAATGCTCAGAGTCTCACTATGGTGCCTGAGGACTTAAAGCCAATTGGCCTAACAAAAGAGACATTGTCAGCCCACACTCAAAAGGAGGAGCAGAACTACGTTGACAAGTTCCGCCAGAGGATCTTGCTCTCTCCATTTAGGACTTACCTTCAACAGGGGAGCAGAAGTAACAACAGACATTCCTGTGGCCAAG gAGATTCCCCTTCAAAGCAGATGAGCCCAGCTAGctggaaaaaaggcaaacatggAAAATTCAAGCGCCAGAAACCTCAGACACAGTCCTCAGATAGCCACTTTTCtagtaaaaatagaaatagtctTCCATGTGAGAAGAGAACAATTCAGAAACAGTCATTCTCTCCCTCAGAAGTGTCCTATCTGAGCTCGTCCAGTATGAATGCCCTTCCTCCTGTGGGATTTCCTGTCTATTCGGATCCACTATCTAGTTTTCCAGCCTCTTCTGTAGGAGAGGAGCTTGCCCTTCACTCATTAAAACCTGAGTCCATGTCATCGGCACAACTACGCTACGAAGCACAGTCATGCTCAGCACTTTATCCCCCAAACGTAGGCACGTTTATGGCTGTATTTTTCCAGAATTTCCCCACATACGCTCAGATGCCTCAATATGTCTTTCTTCCTAGCCCCCAGTATGTTTATTCCCCCTCCTCATATCCATGCACTACACTacctccagcccctgctcctgctccatcaCAAATAGCACCGCACTCTGTGGATCAGCCCTTTCCAGCCTCTTCTGCCACATCCATGGAGGACCAGCAAGAGGGCCAGCATGACCAGGCCCTACTGCTGAGTAGCTCACGGAGCAGCTCCCCACTTCAGCTGAACTTGCTTCAAGAAGAGCTGCCAAAACCTGTGGAGCTTTCTATTAGTACTGATGTTAAAGCACATGCAGAAGCTAAATGt GACAACAATCCAGAAGACAGTGGTAACAGTGCTAGCCATTGTGCTTCTAGTGAATTTACTGACCGCCCACGGTACGAGGACTCCCAGTCGGGTACAGGTTCAGCAGCATCAGGCAGTGGATCAGCTCTATCTTTTTCTTTAGGCTCTGGCTCCAATGAGACTTCTGGTTGTGGCACAG CAGACagtgggaaaagcagcaagtaTTTTGCCAGTAATGATTCTTCTGAAGCTtccaaagaagagaagaatcaggaagcagaagaaaaagggacaGCTCATAAATCCAAACATGAGTCAGCCTGGGTGATGATGGATCACACACCTGAGCGAGTTCTAATGACTTACCAAATGCCAAACAG AATTAAAGAGGAAGTTTTAAAGGAGGATCTGGAGAAGCTGACAGtcatgcaaaagcagcagccttggTTTACGGACGGGCAAAAGAAGGAGCTTGCAGAGGTTCATACATGGATCCGGACCCAGACTGTCCCACTGCAAATCGGCACCCAG GGCTGTGTTACATGTGACATCAGGGGAGTGAGTTGTGAGGCTGCAATGGCTGCTGACAATATGGAAAACAAGGGAAAATCACCTCCGCTCCTGCAACGCTGA